In Ovis canadensis isolate MfBH-ARS-UI-01 breed Bighorn chromosome 3, ARS-UI_OviCan_v2, whole genome shotgun sequence, one DNA window encodes the following:
- the LOC138435407 gene encoding prefoldin subunit 2-like — protein sequence MAENGGGAGKSSRSGTGKGAVSTEQVTAGFRRLRQEQQGLASKAAELEMELDEHGLVIDTLKEADETRKCYHMVGGLLVERIVKEVLPALENYKEQIQKTTEPLAQQLQAKRNELNELRVKHNLRLMGEDEKPAAKENSEGAGAKASSAGVLAS from the coding sequence ATGGCGGAGAACGGCGGTGGCGCCGGCAAGAGCAGCAGGAGTGGTACGGGGAAGGGGGCGGTGTCCACAGAGCAGGTGACTGCTGGCTTCAGACGTCTTAGGCAGGAACAGCAGGGCCTGGCCTCCAAAGCAGCTGAGCTGGAGATGGAGTTGGATGAGCACGGCCTAGTGATTGATACTCTGAAGGAGGCAGATGAAACCCGCAAGTGCTACCACATGGTTGGAGGGCTGCTGGTGGAGCGGATCGTCAAAGAGGTGCTGCCTGCCTTGGAGAACTACAAGGAGCAGATACAGaagaccactgagccactggcgcAACAGCTTCAGGCAAAGAGAAACGAGCTAAACGAACTCCGGGTAAAGCACAACCTTCGTCTCATGGGGGAAGACGAGAAGCCAGCAGCCAAGGAAAACTCAGAAGGTGCTGGGGCTAAGGCCAGCTCAGCTGGCGTGTTGGCCTCCTAG